One Chanodichthys erythropterus isolate Z2021 chromosome 10, ASM2448905v1, whole genome shotgun sequence DNA segment encodes these proteins:
- the podxl2 gene encoding podocalyxin-like protein 2, giving the protein MSVVSFQCLMFGSVLLVLVCAEVLSAGPSLLPNPLRSHGPVLDVPIGFEEHDVSRGHKPGFMESSQESSGFFSEDSEDGKNAQANNKDSGADPSALNERCLMPKKVGPCRATYPRWHFNPATKKCENFIFGGCKQNLNNFLSLEECTKACQTVSDYSPSSPEPPSSPVSLSPKPSETNSSSLFYIPTAEPVDPEQWESDSESSGFPLHPSPGPSRAGVEDHAQSTATATPTALGLARQNQQEATAGPDKLTQVPTAPEIGTLPSREPLQPDESHQDDSEEEEDEEAMVVFPTEPDEEENNNWRYLTPLTTGPSSSPASDLPPVVFTETSWQGAPLTTTEDEGGAELRHGGTEYLAETELHDSELSQEAEQVICVDWSNLAGKGYVILNMTDNFDCDEFRMESGDRLLEMLENTFSRKMNIPQGSWLIFLSKPTQQDHQLLMALASEQEIIAPKEVLSMLGEIRRGLYEIGIQNYSTVNTCHSRPSQTRSDYGKLFVVLVIIGSVCVLIIASGIIYICWQRRLPKLKNMSRGEELHFVENGCHDNPTLDVTSDSQSEMQEKKHSANGVTVGGDGGSGWQVLVNKPGKDEEDNQEEDTHL; this is encoded by the exons ATGTCAGTCGTGTCCTTCCAGTGCCTGATGTTTG GTTCAGTATTGCTGGTTCTGGTGTGTGCCGAGGTTCTGAGTGCCGGTCCATCGCTCCTCCCCAATCCTCTCCGCTCCCATGGGCCAGTTCTGGATGTTCCCATAGGCTTTGAGGAACATGATGTCTCAAGGGGTCATAAACCCGGATTCATGGAGAGTTCTCAGGAGAGCTCTGGGTTCTTCAGCGAAGACAGCGAGGATGGCAAGAATGCTCAAGCCAATAACAAAGACAGTGGTGCTGACCCAAGTGCCCTGAATG AACGCTGTCTGATGCCCAAGAAGGTGGGACCTTGTCGTGCTACGTACCCTCGCTGGCACTTTAACCCTGCCACTAAGAAGTGTGAAAACTTCATATTTGGAGGCTGCAAACAGAACCTCAATAACTTTTTATCGCTGGAGGAGTGCACCAAAGCTTGCCAAACAGTCTCTG ATTACAGCCCTTCATCTCCAGAACCGCCATCTTCACCAGTTTCTCTGAGCCCAAAGCCCAGTGAGACAAACTCCTCTTCTTTGTTCTACATCCCTACGGCTGAGCCCGTGGACCCAGAGCAATGGGAGAGTGATTCAGAATCTAGCGGCTTCCCCCTCCACCCCTCACCCGGGCCGTCAAGAGCAGGTGTTGAAGACCACGCCCAATCCACAGCCACAGCAACGCCCACTGCCCTTGGACTCGCCCGTCAGAACCAACAAGAGGCCACAGCTGGGCCTGACAAAC TCACTCAAGTGCCCACAGCTCCTGAAATCGGGACCCTGCCCAGCCGGGAGCCCCTGCAGCCTGACGAATCACATCAGGATGATtctgaggaagaggaggatgaAGAAGCGATGGTGGTTTTCCCCACTGAACCGGATGAGGAGGAAAACAACAACTGGCGGTACCTCACGCCGCTCACGACCGGGCCCTCATCCTCCCCCGCTTCAGATCTGCCACCCGTGGTCTTCACCGAAACCTCCTGGCAGGGGGCGCCGCTCACCACAACAGAGGACGAGGGGGGGGCGGAGCTTCGTCACGGCGGCACCGAATATCTTGCAGAAACGGAGCTTCACGACTCAGAGCTGTCCCAGGAGGCCGAACAG GTGATTTGTGTTGACTGGAGCAACCTCGCAGGAAAGGGCTACGTTATACTCAACATGACGGATAACTTTGACTGT GATGAGTTTCGTATGGAGAGTGGCGACAGACTCTTGGAGATGCTGGAAAACACTTTCTCCCGAAAGATGAACATCCCACAAGGCTCCTGGCTCATTTTCCTCAGCAAACCCACACAGCAGGACCACCAGCTCCTGATGGCCTTAGCCAGCGAGCagg AAATCATAGCCCCAAAAGAAGTCCTATCAATGCTGGGGGAAATCAGAAGAGGTCTCTATGAG ATTGGAATACAGAATTATTCAACGGTAAACACGTGCCACTCGAGGCCCAGTCAGACCCGCAGCGACTACGGGAAGCTGTTTGTGGTTCTCGTGATCATCGGATCGGTGTGTGTGCTCATTATTGCTTCTGGAATCATCTATATCTGCTGGCAGCGTCGTTTACCCAAACTCAAGAACATG TCGCGAGGCGAAGAGCTCCACTTTGTGGAGAACGGTTGCCATGACAACCCCACACTGGACGTAACCAgcgacagccaatcagagatgcAGGAGAAGAAACACAGCGCCAATGGTGTGACGGTGGGCGGGGACGGAGGAAGCGGTTGGCAAGTGCTCGTCAATAAGCCCGGGAAAGACGAGGAAGACAACCAAGAGGAAGATACTCACCTTTAA